One part of the Candidatus Saccharimonadales bacterium genome encodes these proteins:
- a CDS encoding glycosyltransferase family 39 protein: MKILPVSEWTFYKYRFQLGYGFLALVVALYILLFSGLIPPGLSTTETQSLITSTDLKLNELPTAIVDLPYHLLQKASVELLGVTPFGVRLPSMLFGILTAIFTALVLRRWMPSNVALISSLLMLTSGWFIGTARLGAPFITIAFFSALVLLSATYISQQTKHWKRWKVVLAFTAALSLYSPFMIYLFAAAIIASFAQPHLRYLIRRSSKFHLTLGTLIFALTLVPLGWGLYRDISQIWTLVAIPQDLPGPVQFFQNLVQAASNFVNPFNISFGEFVTPLVSLAAALFLVAGIVRILRDFHAIRTYLLLIWAALLIPIMGFNPNNLTVLMIPSFIVIAIGVQPIISYWYKIFPLNPYARVFGLIPLSLLLLTVIQFNDQRYTFGMLYSESAQQTFNSDLFLAQNELSKMPEDQLVFVVVPEIDKKLYQIEASNRPNTTVVNPAEVNLQNGKWIIAESQINSVATLPAPVATSVLVNDNATEALRFRVFDR; this comes from the coding sequence ATGAAAATCCTTCCTGTTTCAGAATGGACATTCTACAAATACCGTTTTCAACTGGGGTATGGTTTTTTAGCCCTAGTTGTAGCGCTTTATATTTTACTTTTTAGCGGGTTGATTCCACCTGGCTTAAGTACCACCGAAACTCAAAGCCTAATAACTTCTACAGATCTGAAACTTAACGAGCTGCCAACTGCAATCGTTGACCTACCTTATCATTTGCTGCAAAAAGCAAGCGTAGAACTCTTGGGAGTGACGCCATTCGGAGTCCGCTTGCCATCCATGTTGTTTGGAATTTTAACGGCTATATTTACAGCTTTGGTTTTACGTCGATGGATGCCGTCGAATGTTGCACTAATTAGCAGCTTACTAATGCTGACCTCTGGATGGTTTATTGGTACGGCACGTTTGGGCGCACCTTTTATTACGATTGCGTTTTTTTCAGCCCTAGTCCTGCTCTCAGCCACTTACATATCACAACAAACCAAACACTGGAAACGCTGGAAGGTTGTTTTAGCATTTACAGCCGCGCTTTCGCTTTACAGTCCGTTTATGATTTATCTGTTTGCCGCCGCAATTATTGCATCTTTTGCTCAACCGCATTTACGATACTTAATTAGGCGCAGCAGCAAGTTTCACCTAACGCTAGGAACACTTATTTTTGCATTAACACTCGTGCCTTTAGGATGGGGTTTGTACAGGGACATTTCCCAAATCTGGACTTTGGTAGCTATACCGCAAGATTTACCTGGACCAGTTCAGTTCTTCCAAAATCTCGTCCAGGCGGCAAGCAATTTTGTAAATCCGTTTAATATTAGCTTTGGCGAATTTGTAACACCATTAGTCAGCTTGGCGGCAGCACTATTCTTGGTTGCCGGAATCGTTCGAATTCTGCGCGATTTTCATGCGATCAGAACATATTTACTGTTAATTTGGGCTGCTTTGCTAATACCAATTATGGGCTTTAACCCCAACAATCTGACTGTTCTAATGATTCCATCATTCATCGTAATTGCAATTGGAGTCCAGCCTATAATCAGTTATTGGTATAAGATCTTCCCGCTCAATCCATATGCCCGAGTTTTTGGGTTAATTCCTCTGTCTTTATTACTACTTACGGTTATACAATTTAACGACCAACGTTACACTTTTGGAATGCTGTACAGCGAGAGCGCCCAACAAACATTCAATAGTGATCTGTTCCTGGCGCAAAACGAGTTGAGCAAGATGCCAGAAGATCAGCTTGTATTCGTGGTTGTACCCGAAATAGACAAAAAACTCTATCAAATTGAGGCATCAAACAGACCAAACACAACAGTGGTGAATCCTGCCGAGGTTAATCTACAAAACGGCAAGTGGATTATCGCCGAATCTCAGATAAATAGCGTGGCAACTTTACCGGCACCAGTTGCGACTTCGGTTCTGGTTAACGATAATGCTACCGAGGCTTTGCGTTTTAGAGTATTTGATAGATAA
- the recR gene encoding recombination mediator RecR, which translates to MSAILPKALTKLIDELGALPGVGQRTAERYAYALLRREPGVSQKLADAMSGLHSGVSYCPKTFVLIEKGQELSPLYSDPGRDKTIVAVVEEPLDVVALERTGQFKGTYHVLGGVISPIDGVGPEQLKIPELLKRIDDDGISELILAMNASVEGESTALYLQRHIGDKVRITRLARGLPVGVDLEYADQITLSHALEGRQSM; encoded by the coding sequence ATGTCCGCGATCTTGCCAAAGGCCTTAACAAAACTAATCGACGAGCTAGGTGCGCTACCAGGAGTGGGGCAGCGCACCGCAGAACGCTATGCCTATGCTTTGTTGCGGCGCGAACCGGGAGTTTCACAAAAACTAGCAGATGCAATGTCGGGTTTGCATAGCGGTGTTTCTTACTGCCCTAAGACTTTTGTGTTAATCGAAAAGGGGCAAGAGCTTTCACCTTTGTATAGTGATCCTGGCCGAGATAAAACCATTGTTGCGGTAGTCGAAGAGCCGCTAGACGTTGTGGCTTTAGAGCGAACTGGTCAGTTCAAAGGTACTTACCATGTTTTGGGCGGCGTTATTTCTCCGATTGACGGGGTTGGCCCTGAGCAATTAAAGATCCCGGAGCTATTAAAACGAATTGATGACGACGGCATAAGCGAGCTTATTTTAGCGATGAACGCCAGCGTAGAAGGTGAGTCGACGGCACTATATTTACAGCGACACATTGGCGATAAGGTCAGGATTACTCGGCTTGCACGCGGCCTACCGGTTGGAGTCGATCTTGAGTATGCAGACCAAATTACTTTAAGCCACGCCTTGGAAGGCAGGCAGAGTATGTAA
- the dnaB gene encoding replicative DNA helicase, with protein sequence MADFKKQDFKNKKQPTQGKIQPQNLDAEISLLGAVLIDEEVLTRVSDKIHADDFYDPRHELIFGAMIGLYERHKPVDLLTLSNELKKKDELESAGGTEYLTELSNQVPTAAHAESYAEIISQNAMRRRLITASGAIAELGFDESKNTGELLEQAEAELFAVSDKTLRQELASLEQILTESFDRIEELHSNKDGLRGVRTGFRDLDNLTAGLQRSDLVILAARPAMGKTTLVTNLAYNVATIEKKSVLFFNLEMSKEQLVDRMLADAAGVDAWNIRTGKLTDEDFEKISHAMGEMAEAPIYIDDTPGLSVLELRTKARRAAHEHPLGLIIIDYLQLMSGSGRSGDNRVQEVSEISRGLKLVARELNVPVIALSQLSRSVETRTPPVPQLSDLRESGSIEQDADIVAFIYREAYYNPETERQNVTDLILAKHRNGPTGKVELYFHPERLRFMTLDKQHHQ encoded by the coding sequence ATGGCCGATTTTAAAAAACAGGATTTTAAGAACAAAAAACAACCGACACAGGGAAAGATTCAGCCTCAAAACCTCGATGCAGAGATTAGCTTGCTCGGCGCGGTTTTAATTGACGAAGAAGTTTTGACGCGCGTTAGTGATAAAATTCATGCTGACGATTTTTATGATCCACGCCATGAGCTGATTTTTGGGGCGATGATTGGTCTTTACGAACGCCACAAACCAGTGGATCTATTAACGCTTTCTAATGAACTCAAAAAGAAAGACGAACTTGAGAGTGCTGGTGGGACCGAGTATTTAACAGAACTCAGCAACCAAGTACCAACAGCCGCACACGCCGAAAGTTATGCCGAAATTATCTCGCAGAATGCCATGCGCCGTAGATTGATCACTGCTTCGGGTGCAATCGCCGAACTTGGTTTTGACGAAAGTAAAAACACTGGCGAGCTTTTAGAGCAAGCCGAGGCCGAGCTTTTTGCGGTTTCCGACAAGACTCTGCGTCAGGAATTAGCAAGTTTAGAGCAAATCTTAACTGAAAGCTTTGATCGAATCGAAGAGCTTCATAGTAACAAAGACGGACTGCGCGGCGTGCGAACTGGGTTTCGCGACCTTGACAACCTGACCGCCGGCTTGCAGCGCAGCGATCTTGTAATTTTAGCCGCTCGACCAGCCATGGGTAAAACAACCCTCGTCACAAACTTAGCGTATAACGTTGCCACGATCGAAAAAAAGTCAGTTTTGTTCTTTAACCTCGAGATGAGTAAGGAACAGTTGGTTGACCGTATGTTGGCCGACGCAGCCGGGGTAGACGCCTGGAACATTCGCACTGGTAAGTTAACCGATGAAGATTTTGAAAAAATCAGTCACGCCATGGGAGAGATGGCCGAAGCGCCAATTTACATTGACGATACGCCAGGCTTGAGCGTTCTTGAGCTCCGTACCAAAGCTCGCCGAGCAGCGCATGAACATCCGCTTGGCTTGATTATTATCGACTACTTACAACTTATGTCGGGTAGCGGCCGCAGCGGCGATAACCGCGTGCAAGAGGTGAGCGAAATCTCGCGAGGCTTAAAATTGGTTGCCCGCGAACTTAACGTGCCGGTGATCGCACTAAGTCAGCTTTCGCGTTCTGTCGAAACCCGCACACCACCAGTGCCCCAGCTTAGCGACTTACGTGAATCTGGATCCATCGAGCAAGACGCTGACATCGTAGCCTTTATTTACCGCGAAGCCTATTACAACCCAGAGACTGAACGCCAAAACGTTACAGACCTGATTTTGGCTAAGCATCGTAATGGTCCCACTGGCAAAGTTGAGCTTTACTTCCACCCAGAACGTTTGCGATTTATGACGCTAGACAAACAACACCATCAATAA
- a CDS encoding YbaB/EbfC family nucleoid-associated protein has protein sequence MFNQAKAIMKIKKAQKELANEVIEVEAGDGAVLVRITGEQKIKEVKIDPERVDLEDIAELERWIATAVKEAISRSQQVAAEKMKPLMGSLGNLGL, from the coding sequence ATGTTTAACCAAGCTAAAGCAATTATGAAAATCAAAAAAGCTCAAAAAGAGCTTGCAAACGAAGTTATCGAAGTCGAAGCAGGCGATGGAGCAGTTTTAGTCCGCATTACCGGTGAGCAAAAAATTAAAGAAGTCAAAATCGACCCTGAGCGCGTCGATCTAGAAGACATTGCAGAGCTGGAACGATGGATAGCTACCGCAGTAAAAGAGGCAATTAGTCGATCTCAGCAAGTTGCCGCCGAAAAAATGAAACCACTTATGGGAAGTTTGGGTAACTTGGGCCTTTAA
- a CDS encoding DHH family phosphoesterase yields the protein MNQEALNKIDDHIKNSTSVLVIQAENPDGDSLGSSLALEGILSEMGKKVQMYCPVEIPKYLRYATGWDRVVSDFPTNFDLSIIVDTSSATLLERAIVPENLAQLTKHPIVVIDHHLTESDLPFDFTEVNNSKAVATSEIIFDLAEKLSWPLPSDACESMLVSIMSDSLGLASEGTTANSVFTVAKLMEKGAKISDIENRRRDFMKKSPEILEYKGKLIQRIEYHANGALALVHIPWDEIEEYSDQYNPSVLVLDEMRLVEGVRLAVAFKSYPDGKITGKLRANADAKIAETVAKFFGGGGHPYAAGFRVYGNYEEIKIELIGAVDKALKDHDANK from the coding sequence ATGAACCAAGAAGCCCTAAACAAAATCGATGATCATATTAAAAACTCGACCAGCGTGTTGGTTATTCAAGCTGAAAATCCAGACGGAGACAGTTTAGGCAGCTCACTTGCCCTAGAGGGAATCCTGAGCGAAATGGGCAAAAAAGTCCAAATGTACTGCCCAGTAGAAATTCCAAAGTATCTACGTTATGCAACTGGTTGGGACAGGGTAGTTAGCGACTTTCCAACAAACTTTGACCTTAGCATAATCGTTGATACTAGCAGTGCAACCTTGCTTGAGCGCGCAATTGTCCCCGAAAATCTCGCGCAACTTACTAAACATCCGATAGTTGTAATCGATCATCACCTGACTGAGAGTGATCTACCGTTTGACTTTACCGAAGTCAACAACTCTAAAGCTGTAGCTACTAGCGAAATTATTTTTGACCTAGCCGAAAAGCTAAGCTGGCCGCTGCCATCTGATGCGTGCGAAAGTATGTTGGTCTCAATTATGTCTGATTCACTCGGCTTAGCCAGCGAAGGCACTACGGCGAATAGCGTTTTTACAGTTGCGAAGCTAATGGAAAAGGGCGCAAAGATCAGCGACATAGAAAACCGGCGTCGTGACTTTATGAAAAAGTCCCCAGAGATTTTAGAATACAAAGGCAAACTGATCCAACGGATTGAATACCACGCGAACGGCGCTCTGGCCTTGGTTCATATTCCATGGGACGAAATTGAAGAGTACAGCGATCAGTATAATCCATCTGTTTTGGTTTTAGACGAAATGAGATTAGTTGAAGGCGTGCGTTTGGCTGTGGCATTCAAAAGCTATCCTGACGGTAAGATAACTGGTAAGCTTCGAGCAAATGCCGATGCCAAAATCGCCGAAACCGTAGCCAAATTTTTTGGTGGCGGTGGTCATCCTTATGCGGCCGGCTTTAGGGTTTACGGTAATTACGAAGAGATTAAAATTGAGCTAATTGGCGCAGTAGACAAGGCCTTAAAGGATCACGATGCCAACAAATAA
- the cysS gene encoding cysteine--tRNA ligase: MQLYNTLTKKLEEFTPQSPEQVSLYTCGPTVYDYPQIGNWIAYVRWDTLQRVLKENGYKINWVMNITDVGHLVSDADEGEDKLEKGARREGKTAWQIAKFYTEDFEKGLKELNIEQPTHLEPATRHIQAQIDLVKALQEKGYTYAIDDGVYFDTSKVNDYGKLARLNLDSLKEGARVEANPQKRQPSDFALWKFTPEGVKRDMEWDSPWGKGFPGWHIECSAIAMEFLGDTLDIHAGGIDHIPVHHTNEIAQSEAATGKPFAKYWLHGSFLNIDGSKISKSLGNSITLQDIIRQGFSPLDLRMLYLQSHYRTHSNFTLGGLKAAQQRRLGLQAFADLRYQLKDGGSVQAADFDQVRQVVLEELSDDLHTPQALAALSDLQNGADTGLIDPSAAESFVDFLKFLDRVLGLNLLESEDITDEQKRLIKDREQARANRDFASSDKLRDKLENQNLTVRDTPMGSIWQRAS; the protein is encoded by the coding sequence ATGCAACTTTATAACACACTCACAAAAAAACTCGAAGAATTTACTCCACAAAGCCCCGAACAGGTTAGTTTATATACTTGTGGACCGACCGTTTACGATTATCCACAGATAGGCAACTGGATTGCTTACGTTCGATGGGACACGTTGCAGCGCGTACTAAAAGAAAACGGCTACAAAATTAACTGGGTAATGAATATCACCGATGTTGGCCACTTAGTTAGCGATGCCGACGAAGGCGAGGACAAACTAGAAAAAGGCGCTCGACGTGAAGGTAAGACCGCGTGGCAGATAGCTAAGTTCTACACCGAAGACTTTGAAAAAGGACTAAAAGAACTAAATATCGAGCAGCCAACTCACCTAGAGCCGGCAACAAGACATATTCAAGCTCAAATTGATCTCGTAAAGGCGCTACAAGAAAAGGGCTACACTTACGCGATTGATGATGGTGTATATTTTGACACGAGCAAAGTTAACGATTATGGCAAACTAGCCCGACTAAACTTAGACAGCTTAAAAGAGGGGGCTCGCGTAGAGGCCAACCCGCAAAAGCGCCAACCTTCGGACTTTGCATTATGGAAGTTCACTCCAGAAGGCGTGAAGCGTGACATGGAATGGGATAGTCCTTGGGGGAAAGGGTTTCCGGGCTGGCATATTGAATGCTCGGCAATTGCTATGGAATTTTTGGGTGACACTTTAGATATTCACGCTGGCGGAATAGATCATATTCCCGTTCATCACACAAACGAGATCGCACAGTCCGAAGCCGCAACCGGCAAACCTTTTGCTAAATATTGGCTACACGGCAGTTTTTTAAATATTGATGGATCGAAAATATCCAAAAGCTTGGGCAATAGTATCACTCTGCAAGACATTATCCGACAAGGTTTTAGTCCGTTAGATCTTAGGATGCTTTACTTGCAGAGCCACTATCGCACTCACTCTAACTTTACTTTGGGCGGACTAAAGGCAGCTCAACAACGCCGATTAGGCCTGCAAGCTTTTGCAGATCTGCGTTATCAACTTAAGGATGGCGGCAGCGTACAGGCGGCCGACTTTGATCAAGTAAGGCAGGTTGTGCTAGAGGAACTGAGCGACGATCTCCATACGCCGCAAGCCCTCGCGGCTTTGAGCGATCTACAAAATGGTGCAGACACGGGTCTTATTGATCCAAGCGCAGCAGAAAGTTTTGTTGATTTTTTGAAGTTTCTAGATCGTGTACTTGGGTTGAATCTGCTTGAAAGTGAAGACATAACTGATGAGCAAAAACGGTTAATTAAAGATCGTGAACAAGCTAGAGCAAACAGAGATTTTGCTTCGAGTGATAAGTTGCGCGATAAACTCGAGAACCAGAACCTGACTGTTCGAGATACGCCGATGGGATCAATCTGGCAACGGGCTAGTTAG
- the dnaX gene encoding DNA polymerase III subunit gamma/tau, translating into MGQALYRKYRSRSLAEVIGQEHITETLGNAIKSGRISHAYLFTGPRGTGKTSVARILAHEINKLPYSDKTQLDIIEIDAASNRRIDDIRELREKVHIAPVNAPYKVYIIDEVHMLTGESFNALLKTLEEPPEHVVFILATTESHKLPATIISRTQRFAFRLVDRAKVIGHLKNIAQKEGIKITDDALQIIAEHGGGSFRDSISLLDQISNITDDDITAQSIEQALGLAANSAVQSVLNCLLTGDHLTLGQILDDIDAQGVAPAAFVNQLSKQITNQATSHPQLYDLLDKLLDVPRAYNPRLKMLAILLSFAAQGKQGKPAKTMATQVTPAVLQTIEKIEKPKANETPQPAQAEPDQKRPTAPQIKLTSDKNNNQRDATAKTIKLDDITAEQWQQITDAVKKVNIPLHSVLKHAVPLFDAQNQKLTLAFKWQLHRKKLDDVKQKMVISQIVTEIFNGDIEVTTSLNKEASMPITSDDPTVMSVADIMGGGEIVNLDGNS; encoded by the coding sequence TACCGTTCGCGCTCACTAGCCGAAGTTATTGGCCAAGAGCACATTACCGAAACGCTAGGCAACGCCATAAAATCTGGCCGTATTAGTCATGCTTATTTATTTACAGGCCCTCGTGGAACCGGCAAAACGAGCGTGGCGCGTATTTTGGCTCATGAAATTAACAAGTTGCCATACTCTGACAAAACTCAACTAGATATTATTGAGATAGACGCCGCAAGTAACCGCCGAATTGACGACATACGTGAGCTACGCGAAAAAGTTCATATTGCACCTGTAAACGCTCCTTACAAAGTTTACATAATTGACGAAGTCCACATGCTAACAGGGGAGAGTTTTAACGCCTTGCTAAAAACTCTTGAGGAACCCCCCGAACATGTGGTATTTATTTTAGCGACCACCGAATCCCACAAACTGCCTGCGACCATAATTAGCCGTACACAGCGCTTCGCGTTTAGGTTGGTAGACCGAGCAAAGGTTATTGGACACTTAAAAAACATAGCTCAAAAAGAAGGCATCAAGATCACAGACGATGCTCTTCAGATTATCGCCGAGCATGGCGGCGGATCTTTCCGTGATAGCATAAGTCTTCTTGATCAAATTTCAAACATTACAGATGACGACATTACGGCACAAAGTATCGAGCAGGCTCTGGGTCTGGCTGCGAACAGTGCGGTTCAATCTGTTTTAAATTGCTTGCTAACAGGTGATCACTTGACTTTGGGACAGATCTTAGACGATATTGACGCGCAAGGAGTTGCTCCAGCGGCTTTCGTCAATCAGTTGTCGAAACAGATCACCAACCAAGCAACAAGCCACCCGCAGCTTTATGATTTACTCGATAAACTACTCGACGTGCCACGAGCGTACAACCCGCGATTGAAAATGCTAGCGATTTTGCTAAGTTTCGCAGCTCAGGGCAAGCAAGGTAAGCCCGCAAAAACAATGGCAACGCAGGTTACGCCAGCTGTTTTGCAAACGATCGAAAAAATTGAAAAGCCTAAAGCTAACGAGACACCGCAACCAGCACAAGCGGAACCAGATCAAAAACGACCAACTGCGCCACAGATAAAACTAACTTCAGACAAGAATAACAACCAACGAGACGCTACCGCCAAAACCATAAAGCTAGATGACATTACCGCTGAGCAATGGCAGCAAATTACCGATGCCGTTAAAAAAGTTAACATACCCCTGCACTCGGTTTTGAAACACGCGGTACCGCTTTTTGACGCGCAGAATCAAAAATTAACTCTAGCTTTTAAGTGGCAATTACATCGCAAAAAACTTGATGACGTTAAACAAAAGATGGTAATTAGCCAAATTGTTACCGAGATTTTTAACGGCGACATAGAGGTAACGACATCACTCAACAAAGAAGCGTCTATGCCTATTACGAGTGATGACCCGACAGTTATGAGCGTGGCTGATATTATGGGTGGCGGTGAAATTGTAAATTTGGACGGGAACTCATAG